Genomic segment of Dunckerocampus dactyliophorus isolate RoL2022-P2 chromosome 13, RoL_Ddac_1.1, whole genome shotgun sequence:
GACCTTGGcgttcataaaaacacagtttgtgaTCTGTGAAgcctttattctatttgtggAAATCCATATGTTTTCACATTAGAGGTGTCACAAAAAACAGACCACCAGGACACACTCGAATTGACGACGCTGCTCAAGACTTCCGTTCCACCTTAAATACGTTGCCTACTACGACCGTTCCACCTTAAATTGTGTGCCTTATACATCCGTCTTAAATTTCCCCTTAAATGCGAATCGGAAGCCAACTTCAGCGTCGTTATGAGTAAATGGCGGAGTACATAAAGCTAAGCCTCTCCGCACTGACTGACGTCAAGCTGGAACTGCGGCGTCGTTACTTCATCGACAtcgacttcttcttcttcttcttcttcttcggttTTATTGCTGTTGGTATCCATCACTTTGGTGCATTTACCGCCCCTTTCGGTGCTGTCTTGGCTGCAGTCACAGACTCACTGGTGTCATGCGAAAACATAACTCCTTCCCCAGAATAAATATAACACCTTAATTCTCCACTCTAAGTACACCTTCCCTTATATTCTATTAAACAACCCCGTGTTCCTTAAATAGTCAAACGACTTACTTTGATGTGTTCTTTCACCCATGATCAgtaatatttttaatgttatttatttcttcCATTGTCACTCCCATCAGTTCCTTCCCCATCACGTCCTTTTGTGCATTATACCTCCTGCACCTCAGAATCTCAGGCTCAGCTGACTCAGCTGATTTGGTTCATTTTCCCCTTTATCAGCTTTTCACTTCAGTCTTGCTTAGGCATACTTGCATTTTAAACTTATTTGCAAACTTCTTTGCCAACTTGTCTGCCTTTTCATTCTCTTGTACCCCTACATGTGCTGGCCCCTCTTGTTGTTTATCTTTGTGACTATGTGCAGAATCTGATCTAGAATGTCCTGTCTACTGTCCGAGTGAAATGATGTGATACTTTCAAGGGCTGATGCCGAGTCTGAGCAAATAACGGTCTTCTTTTGCAGTGTTAACCCCACCCATGTTAGCAACACCACCAACACTGCAACCATTTCTACTGCGTATACCCCTAATCCATCCCATGTTCTTTTGTGTATTCCCACTCCTTTTcctaatacagtcaaaccaaATCCTGTTACCCCTGTGTCTAGATTTTTCGCCCCTTGTGTTATACCTGTACCATTTCATCATATTGTTGTTTTACCAAATAACTGAATGCACTCAGTAGGTCCactgtttttcctcttcttttcaTTTGTTGTAATGATAAATCAACTCTCGGGCTCTTTAGTCTCCACGGGGGCTCTTCAGGATACACCACCAGTGGTGTTATTTGTGCTCCTTCTATTTGCAGCTATTCTAACACCTATTTTGGCAAAATGCTCACCGGTGTTCTTCCCATTTTCCCAGCCTGAAATACTTCGCTTGTTGGGTGGCATTGGCATTTCCCCAGTGGCATTTCCCCAGTCTCTATCTGGAGAGCAGGAATTGGTGAGGACTTAAAAGCGCCGCAACAGACTCGTAATGCTTGCACTGAGTTTTAGCTGCtgttctcaacacacaacattagaagtcccaaggatgcaatacaaaaaatggggggaGATCATGCTTTTGCCGTGTTTTCCCCCACACTTTGGAACTCCTTTCCACCTGCACTACGATCTACGACAGAGTTGtcagtttttaaatctcttttaaaaactcatttaaaCAGACTGGCTTATGACACATGATGATTGTATGCACTTTAGTTGTGATTCtgtgcctgtatttttatttttttattttgtttttgttgtttttattcgatcttaccctgttcttatttgctataaacaatttttttttactcctgtgaagcaccttgggcatcattgggatgttgtaaggcgctatacaaataaactttgatttgatttgatttgacccATATGCCACACTCCCATAGTCCAACACAGATAACATAAACTCACTGAAGTGAGTTGCGGCTCGCTCTGTATACTCTTCCAGCTATACGAAGCATCACATTTAATCACTCTTTCGAAACGCAAAATTCAGACGCCCTTTCTAGGTCTTCCTCATACATTTTTAACCTGACATCTTCTCTATTTCTTTCCTAGTAAAGAGCACTGTTGTAGTTTTTTCTGTTGAAAACTTACCTCCCCAGTCATATCCTCTTTCAGTCACTTGAGCAATAGCTCAGATGTTCAATGTTTCTGCCCCTTTTCCACGAGGCTCCATCATCAGCAAACAGTAACCTGTCTGGCTTAAACTAAATAGCAGTGGGCTGATCACACTCCCCTGAGGCGTTCCATAGTGTTGACATGACAGACCCAGTTCTCACTTGAATTttcctttcacacagaaaatCTTTTAACCGGTTAAAAGCTCTCCCTTCAACTCCTATTCTTAACAGCTTTATCAGCAGGACTTCCTTCCACATCATATCATACGCCTTTTCAATATCAAAAAACACTGTAATCACTGCTTATTTGGGCCTtctgtatttctatttctagTTGTAGTAATCGGATCCATTGTGTTCCTCCGCCTCCTAAAGCCACTGTGGTAGTTAGGTTAACCTTTCTGTTATCGTTCCTTCCATTATTTTGCATATATTCAACGTCATTGATATCGGATGACAGATCGTCTATTTTGAACAGGATGGCTCTCTCACGAAAGCAAGCAGCCAGTGGCAGATTcatgtaaaaatagaataagtTGAGCTCGCGCACCCTCGTGGAACGAAGGCGACGACGCGACCGTCCTTTTCTATTCCGATGTAGTAACGCATCTTCTTGTGTCACGACGTGATGTTTTCAAGAAACATGAAAGGAAAACCAAgtgaaacaactttttatttttctgactTTACTCCTCTTCCTCACTCACTAGCTAGAGGCGAAGACGGAAAGGTCAGGCCGGGATGATGTTGACCTGCGACAGTGTGACGTCGTTGAAGATGCTCAGCTTGTCGATGTTTCTCAAATTTGCCATGCGATGCTTGAAGTCCAGCAGGTGATTGTTGTTGACAAACACCTGAAACATCTTGTCTGTGCACTGGATCCTCATCTGGaacacatcacttcctgttagcATGAGCATTACAGTAGCATGGTCACAGGCTCAAGACATGGTCTCGTCACCTGGAAGGGCTGACCCGCCATGAAGGGGAAGCGAGCAAGGTCTCGTTCCTCCTGCCCCCACTTGTTTCTTATCCTGCTGTTCCTCACGATGACCTTCTTCCCGTACTCATTGAAGCGAGGGTTAAAATGGAACGCCAAATCCCCCGATGCTCCAAGGTCCACGATGAACCTGAACACATTGTTATCTttgtcatcatcgtcatcatcgtcGTCATGATGATGTCCGAACTTTAACCTACTTATCAGCTTTGTCTTTGATGTTTGCATTGATGATGATGTTTGTTCCTGCTTCCAATCCACGAGGAATGTTTTGGGTGAAAGGCATCgactacaatatacagtatatatatatatatatatatatatgtacatacatacatacatacatatgtatacacacacacacacacacatcaccatcatcattatcatacatacaaatactgtatgctgtGTGCTCTCACCAGTGAAGGTGTGCCGGCTCCTGGTCCACGGGAAGGACTTGGCTGACCTCCAGGCTGCGATGGAGGCCACGCCCCTGGACCCCCACCTCCAGGCTGCGATGGAGGCCACCCCCCTGGGCCCCCACCTCCAGGCTGCGATGGAGGCCACCCCCCTGGGCCCCCACCTCCAGGCTGCGGGGCAGGCCACCCCCCTGGACCCCCACATCCAGGCTGCGATGGAGGCCACCCCCCTGGTCCCCCGCCTCCAGGCTGCGGAGCAGGCCATCCCCCTGGACCCCCGCCTCCAGGCTGCGGAGCAGGCCACCCCCCTGGACCCCCGCCTCCAGGCTGCGGAGCAGGCCATCCCCCTGGACCCCCGCCTCCAGGCTGCGGTGCAGGCCATCCCCCTGGACCCCCGCCTCCAGATGGAGCACTGGGCCAGGTGGAGTTTTGAGCCGAGGACTGATTGCCCCCAGAGGCAGGACAATCATCAAGCGCGTCACAGAGCTACCAGACAAAAATATGTTTGACATTTCCAGGTGTCCCTGAAGGCAGCACAGAGGGTGTGGTGCTTCATGTGGAATGTTGTTtctcacacacaagcacaaccccaaacacacacacacacacacacacacacacacctgataaTTCCAGGTTGCTGGGGTTCAAACATGTGAAAAGACTTACGTTCATACTCATCTTCCGTGGTTAAGATGACAAAAACGTGTCTGAACTTGTCtgaagaaacacaaacacacacttgatTAAGTACAAggccttttcaaaaatattaatgttaacttgttgtgtttgtaatattttaaccTCATTATAATCATGTGGTCAAAACCAAAGACATTATAGCACAAGGCAGATTACTCACCCAAAAGGTACATGCAGTAGAGCGTAGTACACAATGGAGCAGAAAATTTGCCATGTTACTAAGCAAGCGAGCTGGCATGGCTAGGCGCACGACAGGGTACCATCTATTCCCTCGCACTGAGCATACAGTAAAACGTGTAAAATGTTATGCGCAGTGCTTACACTTTGACGCGTTgataaaatgaacaaatgttatttattgaataGATTGAATATctctacagtggtgtggaaaaactATTTTACTCgtacttcctgatttcttattttttttgcatgtttatcaagtTTTTTTAAGggcatgccacagcatctcaataggattcaggtcactcttgactaggccactccaaagtcttcattttgttttttttctttagccattcagaggtggacttgctggtgtgttttggatcattgtcctgctgcagaatccaagttggtttcagcttgaggtcaccaacagatggccgaacatccttcaggatgttttggtagacagcagaattcatcattccatttatcacagcaagtcttccaggtcctgaaccAGCAAAACCAGCGCCAGACCATcaaactaccaccaccatattttactgttggtatgatgttcttttccaaaaatgcagcgttgcttttacgccagatgtaatgcgACACacacttccaaaaagttcaacttttgtctcgtcagaccacagagtattttcccaaaggtcttggagatcatcaagatgttttctggcaaaattgagacaaggctttatgttctttttgttcagcagtggttttcgtcttggaactctgccatgcaggctgtttttgcccagtgtctttcttatggtggagtcatgaacactgaccataactgaggcaagtgaggcctgcagttctttggatgttgttgtggggtcttttgtgacctcttggatgagtcgttgctgcgctcttggggtaattttggtttgcCGGCCACTCCGAAGAAGGTGTTGTAACAGGTTAGGTTTAGCAACCTTAGCAACATCAAGAAACCAACTAAATGTTTTTCTCCCATTTCACTACACCTAGCGCAAATGAGTGCAGCCGCCAACTGTCATCGATCGGAAGTGCTGTTATCTCCAGGTAGTTATGGTTGCTTACTGCTGTCCAGTGGTTTCCTGTCAGTGCAACAAACGTAGCTTTGGCCAGCTGGTCCAACTTCATTGCCTTTTCATTTCCACACAGTTCAGGAGTTCTTGTGACAACAGTTCCCCTTGAAGGTGTTCTATATATTGGGTCACGTGGGTCATCTGTATGAGGTCCTGAAGCCCCTCGTCTTCAACTATGTAAATGGGTCTGCAGTCTGTGGCAACCCATTTTGCAATTGCATTATTTAAcctagttgttgtttttttgttggtaaGTCCGAGCCTGGTGCACTCTGCCAGCGTTGATCCCACGTTGTTAGCATctttgctaacgttagcaaaaACGTGCTTTGCCCGAAGGTGGTACTGCAGACTCATTGTGCTTCGATGAAAAGacagttcatcaccgcaatatgtacacacaactttggtTTTATCCAGACTTCAATTAGGTAGCTTTTTAAATTCAAATTTCCCATAAAGCAGACCGGGGTCTTTCTCCTCATCGATCGCTGCTGGCTGCGAGGAACGTAAACATCTGTGCAGGAGGACTACGGGGTGATGTGGTCAAgcttattgtgttattattttttaatgtgttaAGATTTTCAGATTAATCACGAGCGTCAACGTCAACAagcctaatatatatatatactgtatatatatatatatatatatatatatatatatatatatacacacagtacagTAAGGCATTTATGACAcgtacctgtctttgtttttgggaaaCTTGATCCTGCCTACTAATATGACAGCCATGCCCGCCCATGGTGTACTTGTACTATAGAAGT
This window contains:
- the lgals3b gene encoding galectin-3b, with the translated sequence MPFTQNIPRGLEAGTNIIINANIKDKADKFIVDLGASGDLAFHFNPRFNEYGKKVIVRNSRIRNKWGQEERDLARFPFMAGQPFQMRIQCTDKMFQVFVNNNHLLDFKHRMANLRNIDKLSIFNDVTLSQVNIIPA